The DNA segment TTTGAACCGAAGTTTGCTTGCGAGGTGCGAACCCTGTTCCCCCACTCTCCGTAGCCCTTCTTCTACCTTCAACGCCGTGGAAGACGAAAAGACAGTGTCACTCCGCCATGTTCCGCAGAATCCTCTCCCACCATCGCGCACTCTCGGCATGCACGCGCTCTCTCGCCACTCGCCACGCCCCCAGTGTCCCTTCCCCCTCCTTCCCAATCACAGGATCAAGGTCCATTGCTTCCAAAACATCCCAATCCAACGAACACGGGGAATCTAGCAATAAGGTCAGAGAGTCAATGAATGCGTCATTTACTGCTTCCAAACCTAATTTCGATCTGTTTGATTTGTAGGCCAAAAAGGATATAGCCAGTGTTGAGGATCCCTTTAATGCCCCAACGTATAACATTCCGGAGAAGCCTGTCACCTTCGTGGAGGGAGCGTCCTACAGTGTTGTCATTCTTGCGGGGCTTGGAATCGCAGCTGCGGCCGGATATGCTGTTTTCAAGGAGCTTATTTTTCAACCTAAAGAGTAATcaccttcttcttccttctttcttCAATGAAAATGTTGCATATT comes from the Phaseolus vulgaris cultivar G19833 unplaced genomic scaffold, P. vulgaris v2.0 scaffold_14, whole genome shotgun sequence genome and includes:
- the LOC137816948 gene encoding probable mitochondrial import inner membrane translocase subunit TIM21 — translated: MFRRILSHHRALSACTRSLATRHAPSVPSPSFPITGSRSIASKTSQSNEHGESSNKAKKDIASVEDPFNAPTYNIPEKPVTFVEGASYSVVILAGLGIAAAAGYAVFKELIFQPKEYKIYSKALKRIQDDGQVRVRIGSPITGYGQESRNRAARQRIPHRVWTDEEGVEHVEVNFYIRGPHGHGKVFSEMFKGPADNEWKFTYLIVEIRAPSTAQLILESYIPSYSATK